Proteins found in one Streptococcus mitis genomic segment:
- the infB gene encoding translation initiation factor IF-2 translates to MSKKRLYEIAKELGKESKEVVARAKELGLDVKSHSSSVEEAVAAKIAASFKPAAAPKAEAKPAVPKASAEKKAEKSEPAKPAVAKEEAKPAEPVAPKAEKVAAKPQSRNFKAEREARAKEQAERRKQNKGNNRDQQQNGNRQKNDGRNGGKQGQGNRDNRLFNDQAKKQQGQQNRGNERRQQEDKRPHQAAPRVDFKARAAALKAEQNAEYARSSEERFKQTQAAKEALAQANKRKEPEEIFEEVAKLAEQAQQEQQVQAVVEPAPVAKEAPVDTRRKKQARPDKNRDDYDHEEDGPRKQQKNRSSQNQVRNQKNSNWNNNKKNKKGNNKNNRNQTPKPVTERKFHELPTEFEYTDGMTVAEIAKRIKREPAEIVKKLFMMGVMATQNQSLDGETIELLMVDYGIEAKQKVEVDNADIERFFVEDGYLNEDELVERPPVVTIMGHVDHGKTTLLDTLRNSRVATGEAGGITQHIGAYQIVENGKKITFLDTPGHAAFTSMRARGASVTDITILVVAADDGVMPQTIEAINHSKAANVPIIVAINKIDKPGANPERVIGELAEHGVMSTAWGGDSEFVEISAKFNQNIEELLETVLLVAEIQELKADPTVRAIGTVIEARLDKGKGAVATLLVQQGTLNVQDPIVVGNTFGRVRAMTNDLGRRVKVAGPSTPVSITGLNEAPMAGDHFAVYEDEKSARAAGEERAKRALMKQRQATQRVSLENLFDTLKAGELKSVNVIIKADVQGSVEALSASLQKIDVEGVKVTIVHSAVGAINESDVTLAEASNAFIVGFNVRPTPQARQQAEADDVEIRLHSIIYKVIEEMEEAMKGMLDPEFEEKVIGEAVIRETFKVSKVGTIGGFMVINGKVTRDSKVRVIRDGVVIYDGELASLKHYKDDVKEVTNGREGGLMIDGYNDIKTDDVIEAYVMEEIKR, encoded by the coding sequence TTGTCTAAGAAAAGATTGTACGAAATCGCAAAAGAACTTGGAAAAGAAAGTAAAGAAGTTGTAGCGCGTGCAAAAGAGTTGGGCTTGGATGTGAAAAGCCACTCATCAAGTGTGGAAGAAGCTGTCGCTGCAAAAATCGCTGCCAGCTTTAAGCCTGCAGCTGCTCCGAAAGCAGAAGCAAAACCTGCAGTACCAAAAGCAAGTGCAGAAAAGAAAGCCGAGAAATCTGAACCAGCTAAACCAGCTGTAGCTAAGGAAGAGGCAAAACCTGCTGAGCCAGTCGCTCCGAAGGCAGAAAAAGTAGCAGCTAAACCGCAAAGCCGTAATTTCAAGGCTGAGCGTGAAGCTCGTGCCAAAGAACAGGCAGAACGACGCAAGCAAAATAAGGGCAATAACCGTGACCAACAACAAAACGGAAACCGTCAGAAAAATGACGGCCGTAATGGCGGAAAACAAGGTCAAGGCAACCGCGACAATCGTCTCTTTAATGACCAAGCTAAGAAACAGCAAGGTCAGCAAAATCGTGGAAATGAGCGCCGTCAACAAGAGGACAAACGTCCACATCAGGCGGCTCCACGTGTTGACTTTAAAGCCCGTGCAGCAGCCCTAAAAGCAGAGCAAAATGCAGAATATGCCCGTTCAAGTGAGGAACGTTTCAAGCAGACTCAGGCTGCCAAAGAAGCCTTGGCCCAAGCTAACAAACGCAAGGAGCCAGAGGAAATCTTTGAAGAAGTGGCTAAGTTAGCTGAACAAGCGCAACAAGAACAGCAAGTTCAAGCAGTGGTTGAACCGGCTCCTGTAGCTAAAGAAGCGCCAGTGGATACACGTCGTAAAAAACAAGCTCGACCAGACAAAAATCGTGACGATTATGATCACGAAGAAGATGGTCCTAGAAAACAACAAAAGAATCGAAGTAGTCAAAATCAAGTGAGAAATCAAAAGAATAGTAACTGGAATAACAACAAAAAGAACAAAAAAGGCAATAACAAGAACAACCGCAATCAGACTCCAAAACCTGTTACGGAGCGTAAATTCCATGAATTGCCAACAGAATTTGAATATACAGATGGTATGACCGTTGCGGAAATCGCAAAACGTATCAAACGTGAACCAGCTGAAATCGTTAAGAAACTTTTCATGATGGGTGTCATGGCCACACAAAACCAATCCTTGGATGGGGAAACAATTGAACTCCTCATGGTGGATTACGGTATTGAAGCTAAGCAAAAGGTTGAAGTGGATAATGCCGACATCGAACGTTTCTTTGTCGAAGATGGTTATCTCAATGAAGATGAATTGGTTGAGCGTCCACCAGTTGTAACTATCATGGGACACGTTGACCACGGTAAAACAACACTCCTAGATACCCTCCGTAACTCTCGTGTTGCGACAGGTGAAGCAGGTGGTATCACTCAGCATATCGGTGCCTACCAAATCGTGGAAAATGGCAAGAAGATTACCTTCCTTGATACACCAGGACACGCGGCCTTTACATCAATGCGTGCGCGCGGTGCTTCTGTTACCGATATTACGATCTTGGTCGTAGCGGCAGATGACGGGGTTATGCCTCAGACTATCGAAGCCATTAACCACTCAAAAGCGGCCAACGTTCCAATCATCGTAGCTATTAACAAGATTGATAAACCAGGTGCCAACCCAGAACGCGTTATCGGTGAATTGGCAGAGCATGGTGTTATGTCAACTGCTTGGGGTGGAGATTCTGAATTTGTTGAAATCTCAGCTAAATTCAACCAAAACATCGAAGAATTGTTGGAAACAGTCCTTCTTGTGGCTGAAATCCAAGAACTCAAGGCAGACCCAACAGTGCGTGCGATCGGTACAGTTATCGAAGCTCGCCTGGATAAAGGAAAAGGTGCGGTCGCAACCCTTCTTGTTCAACAAGGTACCTTGAATGTCCAAGACCCAATCGTTGTCGGAAATACTTTCGGTCGTGTCCGTGCCATGACCAATGACCTTGGTCGTCGTGTTAAGGTTGCTGGACCATCAACACCAGTTTCTATCACAGGTTTGAACGAAGCGCCAATGGCAGGTGACCACTTTGCCGTTTACGAGGATGAAAAATCTGCGCGTGCAGCAGGTGAAGAGCGTGCTAAACGTGCCCTTATGAAACAACGTCAAGCTACCCAACGTGTCAGCCTTGAAAACCTCTTTGATACCCTTAAAGCTGGTGAACTCAAATCAGTTAACGTTATCATCAAGGCCGATGTACAAGGTTCTGTTGAAGCCCTTTCTGCCTCACTTCAAAAGATCGATGTAGAAGGTGTTAAAGTTACCATCGTCCACTCAGCGGTCGGTGCTATCAATGAATCTGACGTGACTCTTGCGGAAGCTTCAAATGCCTTTATCGTTGGTTTCAACGTACGCCCTACACCACAAGCTCGTCAACAAGCCGAAGCTGACGATGTGGAAATCCGTCTCCACAGCATTATCTATAAGGTCATCGAAGAGATGGAAGAAGCCATGAAAGGGATGCTTGATCCAGAATTTGAAGAAAAAGTTATTGGTGAAGCAGTTATTCGTGAAACCTTCAAGGTGTCTAAAGTGGGAACTATCGGTGGATTTATGGTTATCAACGGTAAGGTTACCCGTGACTCTAAAGTCCGTGTTATCCGTGACGGTGTTGTTATCTATGATGGCGAACTCGCAAGCTTGAAACACTACAAAGACGACGTGAAAGAAGTTACAAACGGCCGTGAAGGTGGATTGATGATCGATGGCTACAATGATATCAAGACTGATGATGTGATTGAGGCTTATGTCATGGAAGAAATCAAACGATAA
- the rbfA gene encoding 30S ribosome-binding factor RbfA: MANHFRTDRVGMEIKREVNEILQKKVRDPRVQGVTITDVQMLGDLSVAKVYYTILSNLASDNQKAQIGLEKATGTIKRELGRNLKLYKIPDLTFVKDESIEYGNKIDEMLRNLDKN, encoded by the coding sequence ATGGCAAATCATTTCCGTACGGATCGTGTGGGCATGGAAATCAAGCGTGAAGTCAATGAGATTTTGCAAAAGAAAGTCCGTGATCCTCGTGTCCAAGGTGTGACCATCACAGATGTTCAGATGCTGGGTGACTTGTCTGTTGCCAAGGTTTACTACACCATTTTGAGTAACCTTGCTTCAGATAATCAAAAAGCCCAAATCGGGCTTGAGAAAGCAACTGGTACCATCAAACGTGAACTTGGTCGCAATTTGAAATTGTACAAAATCCCAGATTTGACCTTCGTCAAAGACGAGTCCATCGAGTATGGAAACAAGATTGACGAGATGCTACGCAATCTGGATAAGAACTAA
- a CDS encoding DUF1858 domain-containing protein codes for MDNIIDVSIPVAEVVDKHPEVLEILVELGFKPLANPLMRNTVGRKVSLKQGSKLEGTPMDKIVRTLEANGYEVIGLD; via the coding sequence ATGGACAATATCATCGATGTGTCAATTCCTGTTGCAGAAGTGGTGGACAAGCATCCAGAAGTCTTGGAAATTCTAGTGGAGCTTGGTTTTAAACCCCTTGCCAATCCCTTGATGCGCAATACCGTTGGTCGTAAAGTATCACTTAAACAGGGTTCTAAGCTCGAAGGAACTCCTATGGACAAGATTGTTCGCACGCTGGAAGCAAACGGCTACGAAGTGATTGGATTAGACTAA
- a CDS encoding DUF438 domain-containing protein: MADERIHVLRDILLELHNGASPESVQERFDATFTGVSAIEISLMEHELMNSDSGVTFEDVMELCDVHANLFKNAVKGVEVEDTEHPGHPVRVFKDENLALRAALIRIRRLLDTYESMEDEEMLAEMRKGLVRQMGLVGQFDIHYQRKEELFFPIMERYGHDSPPKVMWGVDDQIRELFQTALMTAKSLPEVPISTVKEAFEVFATEFESMIFKEESILLMILLESFTQDDWLQIAEESDSYGYAIIRPSEKWVPERQSFVEEKNAEEPVQLDTAEGQVQQVIDTPEGQFTITFTPKEKETVLDRHSQQAFGNGYLSVEQANLILNHLPMEITFVNKDDIFQYYNDNTPADEMIFKRTPSQVGRNVELCHPPKYLDKVKTIMKGLREGTKDKYEMWFKSESRGKFIHITYAAVHDEEGEFQGVLEYVQDIQPYREIDTDYFRGLE, from the coding sequence ATGGCAGATGAACGAATTCATGTCCTACGGGATATTTTGTTAGAATTGCACAATGGCGCCTCTCCTGAGTCGGTTCAAGAGCGCTTTGATGCGACCTTTACAGGTGTTTCAGCCATCGAGATTTCCCTTATGGAGCACGAGCTGATGAACTCAGACTCAGGTGTCACCTTTGAAGATGTTATGGAACTCTGCGATGTCCATGCTAATCTTTTTAAAAATGCGGTAAAGGGCGTCGAAGTAGAGGATACCGAACACCCTGGCCACCCAGTTCGCGTTTTCAAGGATGAAAATCTGGCCCTCCGTGCTGCCTTGATTCGCATTCGGAGATTGTTAGATACTTATGAGTCTATGGAAGATGAAGAAATGCTTGCGGAGATGCGCAAGGGTTTGGTCCGTCAGATGGGACTTGTGGGGCAATTTGACATCCATTACCAACGTAAAGAAGAACTCTTCTTTCCTATCATGGAGCGCTATGGACACGATTCGCCTCCAAAAGTGATGTGGGGAGTGGATGATCAGATCAGGGAACTATTTCAAACAGCTCTAATGACAGCCAAGTCACTACCAGAAGTGCCGATTAGCACTGTAAAAGAAGCTTTTGAAGTCTTTGCGACAGAGTTTGAAAGTATGATTTTCAAGGAAGAGTCCATCCTCCTCATGATTCTCCTTGAGTCCTTTACTCAGGATGACTGGCTTCAGATTGCGGAGGAGAGTGATTCCTATGGTTATGCTATCATCCGTCCGTCTGAGAAATGGGTGCCAGAACGTCAGAGTTTCGTTGAGGAAAAGAATGCAGAGGAGCCCGTACAACTAGATACGGCAGAAGGTCAAGTTCAGCAAGTTATCGATACGCCAGAAGGACAGTTTACTATTACCTTTACCCCTAAGGAAAAGGAAACAGTGCTGGACCGTCATAGTCAGCAGGCTTTTGGGAATGGCTATCTATCGGTCGAGCAGGCGAATCTCATCCTCAATCACCTCCCTATGGAGATTACTTTTGTCAATAAAGACGATATTTTCCAGTATTACAACGACAATACGCCAGCTGATGAGATGATTTTCAAACGGACGCCGTCCCAAGTTGGGCGCAATGTCGAACTCTGCCATCCGCCTAAGTACTTGGACAAGGTCAAGACTATCATGAAGGGACTTCGTGAGGGGACCAAGGACAAGTATGAGATGTGGTTCAAGTCTGAGTCGCGAGGTAAGTTTATCCACATCACCTACGCAGCAGTGCACGATGAAGAGGGAGAATTCCAAGGTGTGTTGGAGTATGTTCAGGATATTCAGCCCTACCGTGAGATTGATACGGACTATTTCCGTGGATTAGAATAA
- a CDS encoding DUF1912 family protein, translating to MSYEQEFMKEFEAWVNTQIMINDMAHKESQKVYEEDQDERAKDAMIRYESRLDAYQFLLGKFENFKAGKGFHDLPDGLFGERNY from the coding sequence ATGAGTTACGAACAAGAATTTATGAAGGAATTTGAAGCCTGGGTCAATACCCAGATTATGATCAATGACATGGCGCACAAGGAAAGTCAAAAAGTTTACGAAGAAGACCAAGACGAGCGTGCCAAAGATGCTATGATTCGCTACGAAAGCCGTTTGGATGCCTATCAGTTCTTACTTGGTAAGTTTGAAAACTTCAAGGCAGGCAAGGGATTTCATGATTTGCCAGATGGCTTGTTTGGTGAGCGAAATTATTAA
- a CDS encoding helix-hairpin-helix domain-containing protein: MSKKLNRKKQLRNSLRRAGAFSCTVTKVVEETKKVVKRAEQSASQAGKAVSKKVEQAVEATKEQAQKVANSVEDFAANLGGLPLDRAKTFYDEGIKSASDFKNWTEKELLALKGIGPATIKKLKENGIKFK, encoded by the coding sequence ATGTCAAAGAAACTCAATCGTAAAAAACAATTACGAAATAGCCTCCGTCGTGCAGGTGCTTTTTCATGTACTGTGACTAAGGTTGTAGAAGAGACAAAAAAAGTCGTAAAACGTGCAGAACAGTCAGCAAGCCAAGCTGGTAAGGCTGTTTCTAAAAAAGTTGAACAAGCAGTAGAAGCTACCAAAGAGCAAGCTCAAAAAGTAGCCAATTCTGTAGAAGATTTTGCAGCAAACTTGGGTGGACTTCCACTTGACCGTGCCAAAACTTTCTATGATGAAGGAATCAAGTCTGCTTCAGATTTCAAAAACTGGACTGAAAAAGAACTCCTTGCCTTGAAAGGAATCGGCCCAGCTACCATCAAGAAATTGAAGGAAAATGGCATCAAGTTCAAGTAA
- a CDS encoding flavin reductase family protein: MKQSFKTNKLYYGFPVFILGYQDQNFGYSITTCSSSYSLGDWIVVGVVARENVAEQIKHYQKFTVNIPDENLMLEMEQAGFISHQEKLERLGVHYEISERTQAPILEDCPVVLDCQVDRIIEEDGICHIFAKIIERLADPELLDDKGHFKNDRFAPTYFMGDGHQRVYRYLDDRVDPMGSFIKKARKKDDKS, from the coding sequence ATGAAACAATCATTTAAAACTAATAAACTATACTATGGCTTTCCTGTTTTTATTTTAGGATATCAAGATCAGAATTTTGGATATAGCATCACGACCTGTAGTTCCTCTTATAGTCTAGGAGATTGGATTGTGGTTGGAGTCGTTGCGAGAGAGAATGTCGCAGAGCAAATTAAACATTATCAAAAATTTACTGTGAATATTCCTGATGAAAATCTCATGCTCGAGATGGAGCAGGCTGGTTTTATCAGTCATCAGGAGAAATTGGAACGTTTGGGAGTGCATTATGAGATTTCTGAACGGACTCAGGCACCGATTTTAGAGGACTGTCCAGTAGTATTGGATTGTCAGGTAGATCGGATTATAGAGGAAGATGGAATCTGTCATATCTTTGCCAAGATTATCGAACGACTAGCTGATCCAGAACTTTTGGATGACAAGGGGCATTTTAAAAATGACCGTTTTGCGCCGACTTACTTTATGGGGGACGGCCATCAGCGCGTTTACCGCTATTTAGATGACCGAGTAGACCCTATGGGGAGCTTCATTAAGAAAGCGAGGAAGAAAGATGACAAGAGCTGA
- a CDS encoding GNAT family N-acetyltransferase, which yields MTRAELPDKIETERLVLRVRTVADAEAIFDYASRPEVSYPAGFPPVKTLEDEIYYLAHILPERNQKDNLPAGYGIVVKGTDKVIGSVDFNHRHEDDVLEIGYTLHPDYWGRGYVPEAAFALIDLAFRELGLHKIELTCFGYNLQSQRVAEKLGFTLEARIRDRKDVQGNRCDDLRYGLLRSEWEVI from the coding sequence ATGACAAGAGCTGAGTTACCAGATAAAATTGAAACAGAACGTCTCGTTTTACGAGTCCGCACAGTTGCGGATGCTGAGGCTATCTTTGATTATGCTAGTCGTCCAGAAGTTTCTTACCCAGCAGGCTTTCCGCCCGTCAAGACCTTGGAAGATGAGATTTATTATCTAGCGCATATCCTACCCGAGCGCAATCAAAAGGATAATCTCCCAGCGGGTTACGGGATTGTCGTTAAAGGAACCGATAAGGTCATTGGTTCTGTCGACTTCAATCATCGCCACGAGGACGATGTGCTGGAGATTGGCTATACCTTGCACCCAGACTATTGGGGCAGAGGCTATGTACCAGAAGCAGCGTTTGCCTTGATTGATCTAGCTTTTAGAGAACTGGGGCTTCATAAGATTGAATTGACTTGCTTTGGTTACAATCTCCAAAGTCAACGAGTCGCAGAAAAACTTGGATTTACCCTCGAAGCTCGTATCCGAGACCGTAAAGATGTTCAAGGGAACCGCTGTGATGATTTGAGATATGGCTTGCTGAGGAGTGAGTGGGAGGTAATTTGA
- a CDS encoding AAA family ATPase: MHVFIIGAPASGKMTIGQELSRLTDATLFYNHQAIDFALEIYQDFTEEMWEFVRGMTFSFLGASARNQRSVILTDVIDFSNQYQLLYLKQIQDLLDDYHQEILFVELETSLEDRLHRNRTENRLKHKPLKRHIEVSEREILETAETLQLNSQHQPNELHHYLKINNTSLTAKEAAKQIQNKMNTIEKGQTYV; encoded by the coding sequence ATGCATGTTTTCATCATTGGTGCTCCGGCTTCTGGGAAAATGACGATTGGTCAAGAGTTATCTCGACTGACAGATGCTACCCTCTTTTATAACCATCAAGCCATCGATTTTGCACTAGAAATCTATCAGGACTTTACAGAGGAAATGTGGGAATTTGTTCGTGGAATGACCTTTTCTTTCCTTGGAGCAAGTGCTAGGAATCAGCGATCTGTGATTTTAACAGACGTAATTGATTTTTCAAATCAGTACCAGTTGCTGTATTTGAAGCAAATTCAGGATTTGTTGGATGACTATCATCAAGAGATTCTTTTTGTGGAGTTGGAAACAAGTCTTGAGGATCGATTACATCGAAATCGAACGGAGAATCGATTAAAGCACAAACCCTTAAAACGACATATTGAGGTATCTGAAAGAGAAATTTTAGAGACCGCTGAAACACTTCAATTAAATTCCCAACATCAACCGAATGAGTTGCACCACTACCTTAAAATAAATAATACGAGTTTGACTGCAAAAGAAGCTGCTAAGCAAATTCAAAATAAAATGAACACAATAGAGAAAGGACAAACATATGTCTAA
- a CDS encoding valine--tRNA ligase, translated as MSKELSPKYNPSEVEAGRYQKWLDADVFKPSGDQKAKPYSIVIPPPNVTGKLHLGHAWDTTLQDIIIRQKRMQGFDTLWLPGMDHAGIATQAKVEERLRAEGISRYDLGRESFLTKVWEWKDEYATTIKEQWGKMGLSVDYSRERFTLDEGLSKAVRKVFVDLYKKGWIYRGEFIINWDPAARTALSDIEVIHKDVEGAFYHMNYMLEDGSRALEVATTRPETMFGDVAVAVNPEDPRYKDLIGKNVILPIANKLIPIVGDEHADPEFGTGVVKITPAHDPNDFLVGQRHNLPQVNVMNDDGTMNDLALEFAGMDRFEARKAVVAKLEEIGALVKIEKRVHSVGHSERTGVVVEPRLSTQWFVKMDQLAKNAIANQDTEDKVEFYPPRFNDTFLQWMENVHDWVISRQLWWGHQIPAWYNAEGEMYVGEEAPEGDGWTQDEDVLDTWFSSALWPFSTMGWPDVDSEDFKRYYPTSTLVTGYDIIPFWVSRMIFQGLEFTGKSPFKNALIHGLIRDEQGRKMSKSLGNGIDPMDVIDKYGTDSLRWFLSNGSAPGQDVRFSYEKMDASWNFINKIWNISRYILMNNEGLTLEQATANVEKVANKEAGNVTDRWILHNLNETIGKATANFDKFEFGVAGHILYNFIWDEFADWYVELTKEVLYSDNEEEKVITRSVLLYTLDKILRLLHPIMPFVTEEIFGQISEGSIVTAEYPTVNPAFEDLAAHTGVESLKDLIRAVRNARAEVNVAPSKPITILVKTSDSDLEAFFNSNVNYIKRFTNPEHLEIASTIPAPELAMSSVITGAEIYLPLADLLNVEEELARLDKELAKWQKELDMVGKKLSNERFVANAKPEVVQKERDKQADYQAKYDATVARIDEMKKLVK; from the coding sequence ATGTCTAAAGAACTTTCACCTAAATACAATCCATCCGAGGTTGAGGCTGGTCGTTACCAAAAATGGCTTGATGCGGATGTTTTCAAGCCTTCAGGCGATCAAAAGGCTAAGCCTTATTCAATCGTCATTCCACCACCAAACGTAACTGGTAAACTCCACCTTGGTCACGCTTGGGACACGACTTTACAGGATATCATCATCCGTCAAAAACGCATGCAAGGTTTTGATACGCTTTGGCTTCCGGGTATGGACCATGCTGGGATTGCAACTCAAGCTAAGGTTGAGGAGCGCTTGCGTGCTGAGGGTATTTCCCGCTATGACCTGGGTCGTGAGTCTTTCTTGACGAAAGTCTGGGAATGGAAAGACGAATATGCCACTACTATCAAGGAACAATGGGGCAAGATGGGGCTCTCTGTAGACTACTCTCGTGAGCGTTTCACTCTCGACGAAGGTTTGTCAAAAGCTGTTCGTAAGGTCTTTGTGGACCTTTACAAGAAAGGTTGGATCTACCGTGGTGAATTCATCATCAACTGGGACCCAGCAGCTCGCACAGCACTTTCTGATATCGAGGTTATCCACAAGGACGTCGAAGGTGCCTTCTACCACATGAATTATATGCTGGAAGACGGCTCACGCGCTCTTGAAGTTGCGACAACTCGTCCTGAGACCATGTTTGGGGACGTTGCGGTTGCGGTCAATCCAGAAGACCCACGCTACAAGGACTTGATTGGTAAAAATGTCATCCTTCCAATTGCTAATAAATTAATCCCAATCGTTGGAGACGAACACGCAGATCCTGAATTTGGTACTGGTGTCGTGAAAATCACGCCTGCCCATGATCCAAACGACTTCTTGGTGGGTCAACGTCACAACTTGCCACAAGTCAACGTGATGAACGACGACGGAACTATGAATGACTTGGCCCTTGAATTTGCAGGCATGGACCGTTTTGAAGCTCGTAAGGCAGTCGTTGCTAAGCTGGAAGAAATCGGTGCCCTCGTTAAAATCGAAAAACGTGTCCACAGCGTTGGTCACTCAGAGCGTACAGGTGTTGTGGTTGAACCACGCTTGTCTACTCAATGGTTCGTTAAGATGGACCAATTGGCGAAAAATGCTATTGCCAACCAAGACACAGAGGACAAGGTCGAATTCTACCCGCCACGTTTCAACGATACCTTCCTCCAATGGATGGAAAATGTCCACGACTGGGTGATCTCTCGTCAGCTCTGGTGGGGTCACCAAATCCCTGCTTGGTACAATGCTGAGGGTGAAATGTACGTTGGTGAAGAAGCTCCAGAAGGTGACGGATGGACTCAGGACGAAGACGTCTTGGATACTTGGTTTAGTTCTGCCCTCTGGCCATTCTCAACCATGGGCTGGCCTGATGTCGACTCAGAAGACTTTAAACGTTATTATCCAACATCAACTTTGGTGACTGGTTATGATATTATTCCGTTCTGGGTGTCTCGGATGATTTTCCAAGGTTTGGAATTTACTGGCAAGTCGCCATTCAAAAATGCCTTGATTCATGGTCTCATTCGTGATGAGCAAGGACGCAAGATGTCGAAATCTCTCGGTAACGGGATTGATCCAATGGATGTTATTGATAAGTACGGAACAGATAGCCTTCGTTGGTTCCTTTCAAATGGTTCTGCACCAGGACAAGACGTGCGCTTCTCTTACGAGAAAATGGATGCTTCATGGAACTTCATTAACAAGATCTGGAACATCTCTCGCTACATCCTCATGAACAATGAAGGCTTGACCCTTGAGCAAGCAACTGCCAATGTGGAAAAAGTTGCAAACAAGGAAGCTGGAAACGTTACAGACCGCTGGATTCTCCACAATCTCAATGAAACGATTGGAAAAGCAACTGCCAACTTTGATAAATTTGAGTTTGGTGTAGCTGGCCACATCCTCTACAACTTCATCTGGGATGAATTTGCGGACTGGTATGTTGAGTTGACCAAGGAAGTCCTTTATAGCGATAACGAAGAAGAGAAAGTCATCACACGTTCTGTTCTCCTTTATACCTTGGACAAGATTCTTCGTCTCCTCCACCCAATCATGCCATTCGTGACAGAGGAAATCTTTGGGCAAATCTCAGAAGGTTCTATCGTCACGGCGGAATACCCAACTGTCAACCCAGCCTTTGAAGACCTTGCTGCCCATACTGGTGTGGAAAGCCTCAAAGACTTGATTCGTGCAGTACGTAATGCGCGTGCGGAAGTAAACGTAGCACCAAGCAAGCCTATCACAATCCTTGTTAAGACAAGCGATAGCGACCTGGAAGCCTTCTTTAACAGCAATGTCAACTACATCAAACGCTTTACAAATCCAGAACACTTGGAAATCGCATCAACCATCCCTGCCCCTGAACTTGCTATGTCAAGCGTCATCACAGGAGCAGAAATCTACTTGCCACTGGCAGACCTCCTCAATGTCGAAGAAGAACTGGCTCGTCTCGACAAAGAATTGGCTAAATGGCAAAAAGAACTGGACATGGTCGGCAAGAAGCTCTCTAACGAACGCTTCGTAGCCAATGCCAAACCAGAAGTCGTACAAAAAGAACGCGACAAACAAGCCGACTATCAAGCGAAATACGATGCGACTGTAGCACGTATTGATGAGATGAAGAAGTTGGTGAAATAA
- a CDS encoding DUF3883 domain-containing protein: MSKHPHYELLNLIGYGLAKFDKLFIKEFQCSSKSEFYRYVVSLGIAETTGVVKNRMDLFDPYFDNNRKGWWQKAEVYRFRKDLIDMMFGNEDVHSYAEIVKMLLASEGKKTGITTIEKPIIRTKFKRLQETGMEAENYFILHFDKEEKFQGGQLTDARLYGDGYDFQVDVQEHSYLAEVKGIRKPKGRIRLTAREFEKAKEFQSDFILSLVTNLDDIPKLVLVDNPLKHFEFKKNIIKNEIIEYRSLEDLY, from the coding sequence ATGTCTAAACACCCGCATTATGAATTGTTAAATTTGATTGGCTACGGTCTTGCCAAGTTTGACAAGCTTTTTATAAAAGAATTTCAATGTTCTAGTAAGTCGGAGTTTTATCGCTATGTGGTTTCTCTGGGAATTGCTGAAACAACTGGAGTTGTAAAAAATAGAATGGACTTATTCGATCCTTATTTTGACAATAATCGAAAAGGGTGGTGGCAGAAAGCTGAAGTTTACCGTTTTCGTAAAGATTTAATTGACATGATGTTTGGGAATGAAGATGTTCATAGTTATGCTGAAATAGTTAAAATGTTACTTGCCAGCGAAGGAAAGAAAACAGGTATTACTACCATTGAAAAGCCAATAATCCGAACTAAATTCAAACGTCTACAAGAAACTGGAATGGAAGCAGAAAATTACTTTATACTCCATTTTGATAAAGAAGAAAAATTTCAAGGTGGACAATTAACCGACGCCCGCCTCTATGGCGATGGATATGATTTCCAAGTAGATGTTCAAGAACATTCTTACCTTGCTGAAGTTAAAGGTATTCGAAAACCTAAAGGACGGATTCGTTTGACTGCCAGAGAATTTGAAAAAGCCAAGGAGTTTCAATCGGATTTTATTTTATCCTTGGTCACAAACCTTGATGATATTCCAAAGTTAGTGCTAGTTGATAATCCTTTAAAACATTTTGAGTTTAAAAAGAATATTATCAAAAATGAAATCATTGAATATAGAAGCTTAGAAGATTTGTATTAG